The nucleotide sequence tgtTATTATTGCCTGTCAACAATCGAACATTtgtattcatttaaatattgtcATTTGAAACAGCCAGTCaacaaaagatggcgctaatGTGAAATTAGAAATTGAAAGGATGTATTGATCCAATATTGACGTCATTTTTTGGATTATAAATGAACAAAGGATATAGcaatcaaattatttcaaacgCCGTTTTAAAAGAATGTGGTGCCATctcttatttaattgattcatttaaatttgtaattttgtcGAATAGATGgcgttaataaaaaaaatcttgttgaatgtaatttaatttgattaaaaaattagtttttattggCCAGCTATTATTACTGGTGTTTACATGATAGGCTAAAGTTACGTTAATATCATCggtaaatgtaaatattttttcatattggAATGCCGTTTTTTTTACATCAACTGGATTGTTATCGTCTTAGTTCAAAAGTCATGATAACGCATTAGTGATCCAGTTAAAGAATAACCTTACGTGAACAAACAAACCATGGTTATATTCTACAccttattcttatttttaaccATACTTTTCAACGTTTCTAATGGAGAATATAAATTCCAAACGAAATATATTAATGTGCCCATCGATCATTTTAGGTAGGATTTTTTGCAAGAAATAGATTACTTTACTAagcatttttgtttttagttttgttaaaaacgaTGTTTATAAAATGAGATATTTAGTGAACGACAGTTATTGGCAGTCGGGAGgtccaattttcttttatactgGAAATGAAGGCCCAATCGACGTTTTTGCTCAAAACACCGGGTTTTTATGGGAAATTGCACCGAAATTTAACGCTTACATCGTCTTCGCCGAACATAGATACTACGGGGAATCTCTTCCTTTCGGAAACACGTCTTTTTCATCACCAGAAAAGTTGGGTTATTTAAATTCTCCACAAGCATTGGCCGATTAtgcttatttaataaaaaacatccAAGAAGATCTATCGCAAAAAAATGAAGGTTGGCGTTCCAAAGTGATTGCTTTTGGTGGCTCATACGGAGGAATGCTTTCTGCTTGGATGAGATTAAAGTATCCAGGATCTGTGTATGGAGCTTTAGCCTCCTCGGCCccgatttttgaatttaacggCTTAACAAAATgtgataaatttaatcaagttttAGCAAGTGTTTTCCAAACGGCTGATTACGAACCATTTTGtgtaacaaatattaaaaagaccTGGTCAACTATTCGCGAATTAACCAACAACGACGATGGAAAATCCTGGCTTTCTTCAACTTTAAAACTTTGCAATCCTTTGAAATCGTCGGGTgatgtcaaaaaattgatcGACTGGCTTAAAGATGTTTATGCAAATTTAGCCATGGTCAATTATCCTTATC is from Onthophagus taurus isolate NC chromosome 8, IU_Otau_3.0, whole genome shotgun sequence and encodes:
- the LOC111429339 gene encoding lysosomal Pro-X carboxypeptidase; the encoded protein is MVIFYTLFLFLTILFNVSNGEYKFQTKYINVPIDHFSFVKNDVYKMRYLVNDSYWQSGGPIFFYTGNEGPIDVFAQNTGFLWEIAPKFNAYIVFAEHRYYGESLPFGNTSFSSPEKLGYLNSPQALADYAYLIKNIQEDLSQKNEGWRSKVIAFGGSYGGMLSAWMRLKYPGSVYGALASSAPIFEFNGLTKCDKFNQVLASVFQTADYEPFCVTNIKKTWSTIRELTNNDDGKSWLSSTLKLCNPLKSSGDVKKLIDWLKDVYANLAMVNYPYPTSFLAPLPAYPVKAFCEKLSREYNGKPLIQELTKALSVYTNYTGTTKCVNINSTSSNVDETAWDYQACTEMIMPMCVQENKMFESSPWNFTQYAEDCFKQFGVKPSRDDLAIIEYGGRDATYTNVIFTNGLLDPWSSGGFWPSTSTAYAILIPNAAHHLELRASNANDPNEVVYARKQIQDIISAWITPYSKFK